In Babesia microti strain RI chromosome IV, complete genome, the sequence atattattagtaTGGAGATGGAAGATGCCTTTTCTGATTTCTACCTGTTTAATGACTCTATTTTGCCAAAGATCGCGTGTGATTCCATCATGAAGCTACAAGAATCAATTCTTAAAGGATCGATTGGAAAGATTAGGGCAATAGGCGAAGCTGGTAAGATTATAACGGATTTGCTTGTTTCGTCCCGAAGGAGGAAGACTGAGTGTATTAGAACCAGGTCGGTCAAGTCAGATAAATTGGAACACATATGTGCAGTGCCAATTCGGCACTTCACCTCACTTGATCATTCACAATCATCGGAATTAAATGTTCACTCGCCTAATCTGTATAATATATCGCAAAAGGTCAATCATTTAGTGATTTTTGATCGTAGGATTGACTACTATTCACTATTATGCACTTCCTCTAGTTATTTAGGACTACTCGATTCATTTTGGAGTATTGAATATGAATCTGTTACAGTGCCTCAAGATGTGGTAAAGGGGGTATCTAAAAAAAACTACCTGCCAGAGTGGCTAGAAGGTTATCAATCTTTGCTGAACCCAGGCGAAATTGATACTACAACAGTTTCATTGTCATCGCAAAATGGCATATTTAAGGAGATAAGGGATCTAGCCTATGATGACATAGGAAATCATTTACATAAAAAGGCTAATGAAATACAAAAGATGTATCAGGAAAAGGAGGATATGAAGACTATTAGTGAGATGGCCAAATTTATGAACAAATTCAAACAGTTACAACGTGAACATTCATCACTGGCAACTCACATTAATATCGCATCACACTTGTgcaaaatgataaataacacaattaaCCAAAAAATACTCAAAATTGAATACGATATAACACGGGCCAAGTTTGACAAACACAATGCAGGTTTATTGCGGGTCATATCTAATAAGCAGACAGTGCATGAACTACTGGAACAAATTGAAGATATGGTAAATTATCGcgtaaatataattgatatcTACCGATTACTGTGCCTACTAACACTTGTATATCCTATGTTCAGTGGAAAGGAGTTGTACAGCGTCAAACGAGCCATTATACAACAGTACGGTTTTGGCGAGTATTACCGCTTGAGCAATTTAACAACCGTGGGTTTATTGAAGTCTAGTGACACTAGCAATGATAATATCTGTACTAATGACAGTATTTTTAGAAGTAGAATCGGATTAACTCCCTTCAATAGCGATAGGGATGAGCATCAATGGGAGAAATTACGCAACAAgttgaatttgattattgataatgaaaatgCAAGAAAAGACTTCATTTATTCCTTCAGTGGTTATGTCCCTTTGACAGTGAGATTGCTGCAATTTCTTCACACCTCCCCGCAGGGCTGGCAAGACATAAAGGAGACTTTGTTCTATATCGATGGACCAGTAGTACAAATTGATCTGGATGATTCTCAGCGCCAAAATTTCGATAGTAAAAAGCATCCCATTGGTAAATTAGAGCAACTAAAAGATACAGTAAAGCAAATAAGGGGTTCATTTGAGAAGGCATCGGAAAATGTCATTATGGAAAAAGAATCAAGGCTAAATTTAGTGTTCTACTATGGAGGCATAACTTACAGTGAGATATCTGCCATAAGGAAGCTAAACGAGATGAGAAACCAAAAGGAAAAGTACCTCATCGTCACTACAAGCATAATCAATgctaaaaaaatatataatcagcTCAGAAAGGTGACAATATAGGTTGTTagtttgtaattttgattaGTTAGTTTAGATACATTGATTAAAATGCATTAGTCAAACGGGGGATTATAACATTGAAGGAAAACGATAGAGGTAAATTCAAGTGGCTATTCAGACAAAATGAAGCAATGACATAGTAATAATCCTACCATCCGAATCATCGATACACCATGTCGAAATCGATAAAAGTGTCAATGCATgcaatgtaataatttctaCTCTAATGGGTTGTTGCTCATACTAATTAATTGGAGAGTTACTTGTTGTTATAATAACACAAATGACAAAGGTTATTACATTTAACTGAGTAAAGTGGCGAGCGCATTGTTGTCacatcaaattattaatatgatGAAAGGCTTATGGTATTTACATACTTTATCgaacaataaaaatagttacTTTAAACCATATTAAACCTCATAATTATACCAATCATCCAGCATGTTtcttatatatattatatacattgttCGTTAAATGTACATGAGTGAACATATGGTTATTAATAACTTTTTGTATATTGATAACCACAAATCTAATTCTTAATCTATCTGCACATTTCCATCCTTCTTCAATTGTTATTCCTCTCTTtgcatcaattattttttatttttcgCTACTTTCGTGTCAATGCAATCATACTACGTGTACTCACTTTACATTGTTTCCCGTTCATCTAAGCATTTActatttgtatatgtatatattatctcatttatattttcatctaaaattcaattttaattagatgtgttttgtatatatcaacTATTAGATATCtatcatttgttattatatgGGTAGTGAATTTCTAGCTACTGTGTGATTGTGGATATGCTGCGATAATTAGTTGCATTACATTAGCCACATTAATCATTGAATAGACAGGATATTGTGAGTGTATGTATTTCGTGACGAAATTGCTAAAGAGTAGTATATAAAAGGATGGAGTTGTAATGAGATATATATTTCGTCATCAAGTAACCAGGTTATTTTTTAGCCACAAGGGGACCGTTATATCACTGATTTGACCAAGTTCCTTGGTAAAACTTGTCAAAGTCCCATCCGACTCATTGTActtgatttttattgtaatCTGATTGTCCGCAACTATCACATAAATAGCATTTACAAACGAATCACTGGGTACAGTCAACATGTGGTTTTCGCCAAAAGAAACACTGCTTATTATCACATTGTCAGCATGAACGTAATCCAACTGCAACTTCACTCCGTCATCAGCCGTGGATAAAACAATTTCTGGTGGCAAATCATCATTTGCCAATtgtaatgataaaattctTTCATTGGAATTAAAACACTCCATAAATGCTTCAAGTGTTTGAATCCATTTTGGAGGTAGGAAATCTGAGGACAATTCAGTGTAGAAATCCTTTCTAAAATCTATTGTTAGTTCAGACATTTCAGAGTAAAAAAGTGTGGTTCGTATTTTATTGTCGGAGACTGTAAGAATTATTTTAGTGATGATGTTATGTTTAGGTACGATGTAAGATTTCTCACCGtcaattaacaatatcttCCCAATTCGGATAGACTCAGAATATTCCTTATCTATAGTAATGTCAACTGTATCAAAGCTCTGGCTATATTTTAGTTGTTGTGGTAATTCATCTTTGGTAAAATCCAACTCTATAAACTCAATGGGGATTTTAACTTTATCGAAGAAGTATGGATTTATGTCTTTAATCCATTGTGGAGGTGTATAATCATCGggaaatgtaataattgatgaatcaATTTCTTGAATTGGTTCaagattataattatagccatagtatatcaataaaatctGGTTATTGCCTATGGgatatatccaaatatCTCGAAGTGACGTATCCCTGGGTAATTCATAACTATAAAAATCATGCCACTTTAAAtatccaataaaattgtcattatTTTCGTATTCAAGCGACAAATGGATTGTGTTATAATGTCCACCTACTTCGAACGAATATTCAAGTGTTTCGGATGAAAGATCAAGTGTTGATGGTGGTGGGAGATTGAATATCATGGAAGAGAACCTACTGTTGGCATTAAGTATCCATTCAGGGACTTGTGTAATGTCTTCCATTGTCATATCCCATTTGGCCACTTCTTTTTTGAGTGATTGCTTTGGACTAGCCCTAAGATCGATACGGATAGTAAATTTCATATAACCCACgggtaaaatatataataatacatcagATACAGGCTTTATATCAACTTTCTTATCACCATAAGATATTGATCTAATCAAGTATTTTGTATTATCTTTATCGTGTACGTAACTAAATAAAGATTCATCGATATAAGTTAATGAATCGTGTAATTCATTTTGTGTCAAATCAACATCTATGTACGGAACTATTCTATTTAGACGTTCAACAAAAGTCCTTCCACGAAAGCCGGTCATCCATTTTGGAAATCTGAAATCATGTGGAAATTCTAATATTTCACTTTCATTATATGATAACTCAATTTCTGTTGGAATGGTATCATCGATAAGAAAAAACGAAATAGTTATCATGATTTGTCTATTGTAAATGCAATTTAAGTATATAGAAGCATCGTGTGCATTGGAGGGCAATTCGAAGTAAAAGTATCCATCCCAACTGATAATCCTATTGCTAATAAGAGGATTTATTACGATTTGAGAACctttaaaaattgtttgagcTAGAGGAAGCGAATCTTGTGATAACTCAAAggttatattattatctattGTTGATAATTCCGTTCCAGTAGCACCCTCATTTCCCCCATTGCCATCATAGTGTTGCAAATCTAGGGTATCAGTACAATAAGATATGTCAAATAATAGAGTTGTGAGACCATAGATGGCAAAAATAGTAGGAATATTTACCAACTtcataattgtaaataagATGCACTATTGGTGTCGATTGACAGCAAGCTTTGCTTTTAGGTACAGttattgtaattatgaACCCTAATATTTCTGTAAAAATTGCAGAATCTGGGAGTTTGAATAGtgaaaataatgatttatgatttattttgaAATGTGATGTAAGTTTGAATACGTCATATGCCAACCCACTATTGCATGCTTATGAtgtgtattatatatggaTGGAGTGACAAATATCAGTGCATCTACTTTTAGCATTGGTGCAATTACATCCCCTGTCTAATATCCAGTTATTTATCGTTATTACATTattcatttgattattCATGACGATATCAACTTGAACGTttggaattgattaatacATCAATAGCGGTCTAAGTTGATTGTACaacaattcatttatactatatattaggtgtttaaatttaatcataAATTCAATTCCCCCAAAATCCTAACAATATTTAGTTGGAATAATGGTAGCTTATTATGTGCAATATGTGTATTAAAATGATCTAATTGTTACTAGATGTTATGATTGGGATTGCCCAAGTATTATGATGAGTTATGAGTAGTGGTGCTGTGTAGTATGATTATCATGGATTCTTTGTTTGGCCCTAGGGTAATAACTCTATTAACCAACGTGCCAATTTTTAGTGATGGTGTGCCTATTTCAccacatattattaaacGAACATGTGGTACATATTCTTTATCTGATGCTGAATCATTGTTTAAAGACTGCAAGTTCAAAATTGCCTTGGTAAACCAACTGTGTGGTATTGGCAGCGATAATATACACTGCATAACAATTGTTGATTGTAATATTCCACTTATTTAGTTATGATGAGTGACAACTTGACAGCTATAGATACTACTTTTATCATTCAtagtgataaaaatgaaataaaaaatacaattagcAAACTAATTTCCGAAGACAATATTACTATATCGAAAAATCACATATTAAGCAGTTATCTGCTAACAGAGGATGATTATTACACAGAGTTGTCGTTTCTAATGCACATTATTTTTGGCCCTCCAGGTATTTTTTCGAACATTGTATCATTTTTGGGGAATTTTCTTTAAAAACACAAATTTCCTCAAAACATTTAGACTTTACTTAAATAGAGTGGATTTAtaacataaattacaaCTACTGGACTCATCAACATTGGGCCAATTGCTGTAAATCATCTACttttaaatatcacaaAGTTGAACTTCCAGAATGTTTTGTCAAATACTTAAACTCTAACACTTTCTACGTCCCAGATAATTTGGCATGTGGAAAATACATTGTCAAATCTGATTCTGAGAGTGAATTACACTACTCAGATAATGAACTATCACCAAATGATTCTGTTGACTCTGTTATTTCACTATCAGACCCAGAACTAAATCATCCGATTATTGCAATATCTGGCGTATTAAGGGTACCGTAtgttttatttagaaacaTGCTGGATGTATGGTTAAATATCgcaatatatttgttcTAGATGGATGTTggattataaataattcctACACTGTAACAAATGAGAGGTATCAACTCAAACTATATAACTCAGGgatgtaatattattactCAAGTCATCGTGCAAGTGGCGAGATTGTAGTTATCAGGAGGGAGAATTGTATCTAGTTGAACGGCGTAAAATTGATCCAAGTAATGAGTTTCGTCTGTACTACATTGACAACAGTTTAGTGGCAATATCGCAACTTCACTCGCACATAAAGTTGCCTTATTTGCAAAATCCAAACAACCGTATTGAAGTTGTCACTAATATAATACagttaaataatgaaatacaaaatataatccGCGAATTAAGACTTCAATATTGTGCTGTAGATGTTGCCCTAGGAAGTGATGAATTCATTATAGACATTTTGCCTTGGGGTTGGAACGGACCTTTGGCCCATGAGCCATTGCTAGATTGGCGAGATTTGagattattatacattgcCAATTATAAGTTTGAATTGAGGCAATTATTCAGATGCGGTGTTGAAGCGATAAAAAATGTCtattttttgtacattGAGTCTGATAATCAAGTAAGGAATGGGCCCTTTGGCAATAGTGTACACCCGGatgatatttgtgaattGGAATATCAGTTCAGTTAGTAAAATCTAGTGCTTGGTAATGTTAAAACTCATCCCACATCCACAGAAAGATCCAATATTAGGATTGGTGAATATGAATTGGGAAGCTATACCATCATCATACTCctcaaaatcaattttagtTCCTAAAACATACATAACAGCCTTGCTATCTACAACCAGTACTTCATTGCCACGATCATCTAGATGGAATTCATCCATGGGATCAACTTTAGACCTGTCCACTAGGGTCATGTCATAAATATAACCATTACACCCTTTGACTcttattgacaatttaacaatCTGATCTTCGCTAGAAATCCTCCGAATTTCATATAGTGCCCTATCCGTCAAATTCAATAGGGACTTTTTGGCGCGAGTGATAGTGGCAAAGCAGTAGATTCCATATGAGTATTTAACATTACATTCAAATTGTGGTAGAGTGTTGTTATAGAAAAAGTTCTTGCTTACAAAGAGTCGCAGCCtattatacataacatGATTGCCACACAACTAGCAAGTTACCTATCGTACACGCACAATAATCCATTTGgagcaaaaaattatttctaaaattaaaaaatatagatAGATACATTTTATAGTTGCCTCCAAAAGACTATTCTAGGATCATGCCTGCAAAAACCACGTACTGCCAGTGCCAAATTGTCACTGTCCAACATAGTCCTCCCCTTGCAACCAACTAGTATTTGGTGGTAATTATCTGGGCCATAAAAAGTCTCTTTTAGTCCCCTTACTGTGATATCATCCTCCAAATACACCTTCATTCCATTCTTCCACCCATAAGCCAAGGGCAAATCGTTGGACCGGGAAAAAATATAGACATTTATAGTATTGGCAAACTTGTCCATAATTCTGGTTACATAGCCAAGCATGGATTTATCGTTTAATTGTTCGTCGTAGTCGGTGGGTGTGGCAGAGGGGGAAATGTAAATGCGATAGCCCAATTTGGTATCTGCCCTGAAGCGTGTATACCACATTACACTGGGGAAGAGGAATAATAAAGCATATTTATTGTTGCTTTGTGCGTAGTAGAATGAGTTGTAGAGCCGTCCGAGGCGGTACCTCAATCCACCAATAGACATGTTTACAGAAAAAACGGCACAACAGTAGTGTCACGATGGGGTGTGgattatttatcaatgacATTAATATGCATAACTTAGTATCTAACCGTAATCGCATAGGTGATTCcaacaaatattaaattgtgtgTAAGTTCAGTCGTgtttattttgaattatatttttgacgAACTATTTCTACaatgtttaatattataacattttttaaaattattacagtaggtaaataatataaagATGTTGATAATCCAACAACAATccatatatatacatatacaaaattgcagtgataaatatggatttgtttaattgaGTTAAGTCTCCTAAATTCCATATCTAATCTAGTAGaatctattatttattattacttGTTACCAATAGGTAATGTGTGAAATTGAGCGTACCAatagtatttatatgcttataatatcattaaatggACCCTATGATTAGTTGACGATGAGTTTCATTGGAGCTTGCCTTGGGGGTTTAACTGCCAGACTCATTTACCACCCTTTTGATACGAGCAGAGTTAATTTACAACTCAAACACTCAGGGCCAAGAAGTTCTATATTTCTTACCCGTGAAATTTTTCGGGAAAATGGGCTTTTGTATCTATATAGTGGACTAGGGTAAAACACAGTTAAACTAGACTTTCATGTATCGGTTCAATTCTAGGTACAGGAGTGTATATTAGTTCATATAATGctatttataacaaattcgAAGACAAAATTAGCACTAATTCAATGAAATCTGCATTAATTGCGGAGTGTTTAGCAAGTCTTATATTTGTACCCACGGCTGTTGCTACGGAGAGGGCGCAGGTAAGAAGTTTAGCAATAAGGTCAAACGGGAAATAAGTGAATATAGGATCGgaaattcatttaaaattctAGCTAATATCGTCAAAACTGGAGATTTGAAGGCGGTAACCATTCAATATACCTAGCTATTCAAGGGATATTGGTTAACACTGGGCGTTTTCGTGCCGTTATCGATAATACAAATGCCGCTATATGAGgtgattaaatattaactTATagaatatcaaaaatatgttgcaaaaattttatgatAACGAATTGACAAGTAAACTAATTGCATCAGCCATGTCTGGAGGTGTAGCTTGGTGGATAACATCGCCACTCGACATAATTAGGTTTAGGTGATGAAAAATGTCATTCAGGTTGCAAATTCAAAATGCAGagacaaattttaattataaaggATTGCTTCATGTACTGCAAGGATAATATAGGGGGTGTGTTGTATACACAGGGGGCAAGGTATAGCGGGCTTATTTCGTGGATCATTGAATCGGAGCATTTTTGGAGCAATTAACTTCAGCACAGTGATCTTGATATCACATTTGTATGATGCCTACTAGTAGAAAGTTGATGAGACATATATCTAAGGTATCCAATGTAGAGCAAAGGAAATTAGAATATGAATTTAAATGTAGATTAGCTGTAGACGTttctaaaatatttgagGATAGACGGGAGAGATTTCCTAGGTAGTAACATCGTCATTTAGATTGATGAAAAATTCCCATCATGTCATTGCAACAATCATTGCCGTTTCATCTGGAACTGTACTCATTTCCCCGTCAACTTTGTTTCATAACGCTCTATTAAGACACCAAATTAAGCTTTCAGCGTTGTCTCTAGCTTACATATCTGCAAACCCACTCGCTTTTGACATCTTTGACTACAAGACATCTAAGTATTCTTTTACCAGGTATGATTTTGCTTATttagaatttttatatcTTTAAAAACTCTATTATCATCGTTTCTCTGTCTCAATCTTGCCGACTACAATGTATTGAAATGTATGCTTTTACTTTCATTCTCATCATTCTCCTACAGTCTGtgttgcaaatatttggcTAAGAGGGCGCTAATCCCCGAGACATTCGCCATTTATCAATCAAAGTTGTCCTTATTTATCGCAATCACTCTTCTTTTGGGTTCCATAAAAGCTTATTTCGTGACTAATGACCTTAAAAATCCTTGGTACCAATCTTTGGGCTCATCAGACACATAGGATTTTGCGATGTAATTTTAGCAGTGTTTACAGTTTAATTACTTCGACATCTTACAATTTCTATAGTTATTCGTAATAATTACTCGTTAAATCACCcataaatgtatttttgtttatcTACAAACAGTACgtaatttatcatatatatgcaataaattatatcttatgaatattgcaaataaataatgaacTTGTAggaatataacaatttgaatatgaaaatgGATATTGATTATACAATACTCACAATAActataaattaacaatatgttgttgttattattatacatcaTGTAggtaattttaataatttaatatataatatatagtataCAAGTTATCAAATTAAACATACAGAAACATACACACGTAAGACCATGCAAATGAATCCCTAAACTCGTATATATGacattatattattggttaataatcaataattaattaaattattatactacagtacatatattaaaacaTTTGATGTTATAATAAACTTGTGCTAGTTACACAACACTACATAGTATTgttttgtaaaaatgaatGGAATAATTACTTGAAGAGGTCCTGAAAATTGTTAACGATATGATATACAGCACTAGTGTTTTCCAGCACATACTTATACTTGCCACTGgttttatcaaaattcaaTGATCTACATCACTGGTTATATACCTTAGGCAGTTAatcatatcaaaattttccacCAACAATTCTTTAAATGTTGGTTGTAGAGTGttttcaataaattcatctTCGTTTACCGATATCGATACATGAGTGCTCAAACTTGGCTTGGTAGATACTGATGGAGTGGGTATGAATCGTGGACCGCTAATATATGAATCTAGGATGGCTGTCTTTATGTTAGAAGATATATCCACACCTAATTTGGAAATACAAAAGATATTGTGCATCCAAACATTAGTGAACCAGCTCATAGCCTTACATAACGATTCGCACACTGAAGATTCGATCTTCCATGGTCTAAAATCAATCTTATCGGtcaaaatgttaaattgtgcaaattttttattgttaaAGTTACTAGACCATGATTCCATTTGCAGTAGTGTTAAATCAGGATCTAAATGATATTCTCCAGAGATATTTTCACTACTTTGCACCTTAATTAGATGAATTCCATAGACGCTCAGTATACGAATTATCTGCACCAATTGTTTAACTGCGGGGCTAGAATTGGTGACTTGTAGTATCTCATGGACTATGTTTGTGTCTGTATTAGTTATATGACATTACTCTTAAAAAATCTGCCCAAATCGCTCCAATCGTGAGCCATTAACGCTTCTCTGGGCCTTATCATATACAGTATGAATGATAAAGTATCCGTTAGAAAAGATGGATTAACTATATGATTTGCAAAATGAGGTATTGCATTGGcttgcaaatttttaattgcatTGCGTGATGCCAATCTGCGCTGAAAACCTATATTGTGAATTGAAAGGGCAGGGTATACAATGCTCGTTAATCTGCTAGATTGGAAGGGCCTGATTTTGTTAACAGTTTCCAAATAGGGCACTATTAGCAAAGAACAACTAggattaatatttattttgcTATTGATAACATCTGACTGAGCAAGAAGATCCATGATATAACTCGTGTTGATCATATTAGGATCATTGTATGGAATCTAAgtaataaaatacatactTTTAACAAATGATCATCTAAAAGCGCCGCCATTGTGTTAAAATTTGGGTTTACTTGTCCAGTAGTTAGaattttaatcaatttgttatttatgatatttattgattcatCCTCCCTGAGTTACTAATCAATTACTTTGACAATGAAAACACTAAACgaataaattcatcaattctGCTAGAATGATCTTTAAACGCATCTAACATATCATTTAGATGTATTTTGAACTTCTTATCCTTCCTATAATCCCTAAATCACACAACTAATACCTCGTGTAATAATCTAATGCTAAAATACAAGATCTTATATCCTCCCTATACACATTGATCAGATTTGACAGCATTAATGGATCCATAACAATTGATTCAGAAGACAGTATGCTTTGCAGTCGCTGTAATAGTGTAAGCTCATCAGGCGGATAAACAAAAAGTATTTTTGCTATTTGTCTCAATTTGATAAGATTCCGATTATACAAGTCATTGCATGTGCATATAATGGGCCTctgtaacaaatttattaccTCTTAACCTTATAACCACCCTCTTTGGTCCTCTTTTCCAGCAGAGACACTAATGCCGAGATAACTTGTTCTTCCCCTGAAGCAAGTCCATCAATCTCCTCTAGCAAACATAGGTTTGGTTGGCCGGTTGTGGAATTTGTCGTTgttattgacaaaatcaTCGGCATAAGTCGATCTAGTTGACTCTCAAGCAATTACCCTTAGTGCGATCATCGGATGCATTAATCTCCACAACGTTGTAGTTAGAGTGCCTAGCGATAACATGAACTAATGTTGATTTTCCGACGCCTGGAGGACCCCCCAGTATCAATATCCGCGGTTCACCCCCCCTCTCTTCCAAATTTTTCCACGAGTTAAGCCAACATAATGCCTAAATCATAACTAGCTAACCTCCCTATTGACCTTTTCATCACTTAGTAGATCTGAAAAGTACAAAGGCTTATACTTATCAACCCAAAGTTGGTCCTGGGCACATTCAGTGACAACTTCCTCTACCTTTCTCTTCTTGGTCTCAAAGATCAGTTCATCTGATTCAATTAGTtgcctaaataattattttacccacttaaacaaatattcaatGGGCTTATCCAGCAATtgtgttaaataattactatTACTATTATTATCTTCAGCTGCAATGCTATATGATCGCAAATATATTGGtgtatgtatttttgaGAGGGGCTTGAATTGGACGACGTTGGTAGAATCTGTGAGATCGAATAAATTTGAACTTTTAACGACCTTAAGTAGATCGTTCTGAAGTATCTTATAACACAACGAAGACATAAATCTAACGTATGTCTTGTTATTCTTAGATGCAGATTTTGGAGAGCGCAAATTGccatatttatacatattacCCATTTCAATCAACCCAAATGAAGTGTAAGTCGATCCAGTATTAATGCCAAGACCAAATGGTGGTCCTGCAGGCCAAACAAGCAGGTCAATATGTTCAGAAGATGGTTCAGAAACattatgtgtaaaattgtaatCTATTTCATGCTGACTTCCGTAGATATCCTTTAGTATGTCATGTGTTTCATTGTGTTTGGTTTGGACTTGGCTTTTAAATAGTCTATACAAGTTCTTCATGGCCCACTAACAGATAATTTTAGCATTTCAACCATTCAATCGTCACTACATTTTGCAATCAATAATTACTCACATATAGACGCTATATACTAGTTACACTATTAACACCACCCTTACTACCCTTATACACCGTCCATACTCTTAGACAGATTATTTTGTGTTCAAATTGATAAACTGGACTAGTAATATATCTATGTTAACTAGTATCTATTGAAGAACAActaattcaataaat encodes:
- a CDS encoding Sec1 family (overlaps_old_locusTagID:BBM_III06245); translation: MSWIISQVRQNGCHAFENAIFEIISHIIIPYNTSADNVTPSANLMQKVIPDTPELIYNKIFLACSHDVYSILALLYKKNAWPPLGVADIREFGYDTVPNGVELIIYLTRPTFESTDEIKSQIYNDFSIKDDEQESGNDKNSLIKSATKTISSAFDYSLNANEAKKRVYGCAIIAIPDISPSFKDLLLLNMGQHFQFQYIKHVKSTNLLKHDLNDKSSYKHEIIVSSCELYWCAIGDDIISMEMEDAFSDFYLFNDSILPKIACDSIMKLQESILKGSIGKIRAIGEAGKIITDLLVSSRRRKTECIRTRSVKSDKLEHICAVPIRHFTSLDHSQSSELNVHSPNLYNISQKVNHLVIFDRRIDYYSLLCTSSSYLGLLDSFWSIEYESVTVPQDVVKGVSKKNYLPEWLEGYQSLLNPGEIDTTTVSLSSQNGIFKEIRDLAYDDIGNHLHKKANEIQKMYQEKEDMKTISEMAKFMNKFKQLQREHSSLATHINIASHLCKMINNTINQKILKIEYDITRAKFDKHNAGLLRVISNKQTVHELLEQIEDMVNYRVNIIDIYRLLCLLTLVYPMFSGKELYSVKRAIIQQYGFGEYYRLSNLTTVGLLKSSDTSNDNICTNDSIFRSRIGLTPFNSDRDEHQWEKLRNKLNLIIDNENARKDFIYSFSGYVPLTVRLLQFLHTSPQGWQDIKETLFYIDGPVVQIDLDDSQRQNFDSKKHPIGKLEQLKDTVKQIRGSFEKASENVIMEKESRLNLVFYYGGITYSEISAIRKLNEMRNQKEKYLIVTTSIINAKKIYNQLRKVTI
- a CDS encoding hypothetical protein (overlaps_old_locusTagID:BBM_III06250), whose amino-acid sequence is MKLVNIPTIFAIYGLTTLLFDISYCTDTLDLQHYDGNGGNEGATGTELSTIDNNITFELSQDSLPLAQTIFKGSQIVINPLISNRIISWDGYFYFELPSNAHDASIYLNCIYNRQIMITISFFLIDDTIPTEIELSYNESEILEFPHDFRFPKWMTGFRGRTFVERLNRIVPYIDVDLTQNELHDSLTYIDESLFSYVHDKDNTKYLIRSISYGDKKVDIKPVSDVLLYILPVGYMKFTIRIDLRASPKQSLKKEVAKWDMTMEDITQVPEWILNANSRFSSMIFNLPPPSTLDLSSETLEYSFEVGGHYNTIHLSLEYENNDNFIGYLKWHDFYSYELPRDTSLRDIWIYPIGNNQILLIYYGYNYNLEPIQEIDSSIITFPDDYTPPQWIKDINPYFFDKVKIPIEFIELDFTKDELPQQLKYSQSFDTVDITIDKEYSESIRIGKILLIDGEKSYIVPKHNIITKIILTVSDNKIRTTLFYSEMSELTIDFRKDFYTELSSDFLPPKWIQTLEAFMECFNSNERILSLQLANDDLPPEIVLSTADDGVKLQLDYVHADNVIISSVSFGENHMLTVPSDSFVNAIYVIVADNQITIKIKYNESDGTLTSFTKELGQISDITVPLWLKNNLVT
- a CDS encoding hypothetical protein (overlaps_old_locusTagID:BBM_III06255), with product MIIMDSLFGPRVITLLTNVPIFSDGVPISPHIIKRTCGTYSLSDAESLFKDCKFKIALVNQLCGIGSDNIHCITIVDFMMSDNLTAIDTTFIIHSDKNEIKNTISKLISEDNITISKNHILSSYLLTEDDYYTELSFLMHIIFGPPEWIYNINYNYWTHQHWANCCKSSTFKYHKVELPECFVKYLNSNTFYVPDNLACGKYIVKSDSESELHYSDNELSPNDSVDSVISLSDPELNHPIIAISGVLRKHAGCMVKYRNIFVLDGCWIINNSYTVTNERDVILLLKSSCKWRDCSYQEGELYLVERRKIDPSNEFRLYYIDNSLVAISQLHSHIKLPYLQNPNNRIEVVTNIIQLNNEIQNIIRELRLQYCAVDVALGSDEFIIDILPWGWNGPLAHEPLLDWRDLRLLYIANYKFELRQLFRCGVEAIKNVYFLYIESDNQVRNGPFGNSVHPDDICELEYQFS
- a CDS encoding iron-sulfur cluster assembly protein (overlaps_old_locusTagID:BBM_III06260) codes for the protein MYNRLRLFVSKNFFYNNTLPQFECNVKYSYGIYCFATITRAKKSLLNLTDRALYEIRRISSEDQIVKLSIRVKGCNGYIYDMTLVDRSKVDPMDEFHLDDRGNEVLVVDSKAVMYVLGTKIDFEEYDDGIASQFIFTNPNIGSFCGCGMSFNITKH
- a CDS encoding hypothetical protein (overlaps_old_locusTagID:BBM_III06265), coding for MSIGGLRYRLGRLYNSFYYAQSNNKYALLFLFPSVMWYTRFRADTKLGYRIYISPSATPTDYDEQLNDKSMLGYVTRIMDKFANTINVYIFSRSNDLPLAYGWKNGMKVYLEDDITVRGLKETFYGPDNYHQILVGCKGRTMLDSDNLALAVRGFCRHDPRIVFWRQL